In Flavivirga abyssicola, the following are encoded in one genomic region:
- the gltB gene encoding glutamate synthase large subunit, with protein sequence MLKKQGLYLPEFEHENCGAGFICNLNGEKTNQIIHDALEILVKLEHRGGVSADGKTGDGAGLLIDIPHDYFKRVCDFNIPAQREYAVGMVFLPKISNQYQFCKDTFENEIKAQGLSILGWRDVPVDSSQLGQIALASEPNIEQLFVGKTETISEADFKAKLYAARKITEHTIRRSKISESSYFYLPSLSTTTLIYKGIIMPEDIGPYYTDLQQQDLVTRLALVHQRFSTNTMPTWELAQPFRFMCQNGEINTLRGNVSRMRVREEIMKSDVFGPQIDKLFPIILPGKSDSASMDMVVELLTHTGRSLPEIMMMMIPEAWEKHKTMSEERKAFYEYNACLMEPWDGPASVPFTDGDYIGALLDRNGLRPSRYTVTKSGKLIMSSEIGVVEIDAEDVERHGRLEPGKMFLVDMNKGRIIEDEEIKSKIVLERPYKEWLDKTRLHLKDVPYTNETCPIETIDIKTRQRLFNYTFEDIQEVITPMAIVGKEALGSMGIDTPLAVLSDRPQLISNYFKQLFAQVTNPPLDGIREEIVTDISLNLGKDRNIFSITERQCRKLRIQNPVISNADLEKIRSISIESFKAETIEILYPKAQGLNGLEDALEDIIKQVEKALERKTNIIILSDRGVNQEFAPIPALLACSYVNHQMNRLRKRSYFDIIIESAEPREPHHFATLFGYGASAINPYMVNEIIRMQVKEGFIVDMDEQKAVDNFNKAIGKGILKIMNKIGISTLHSYRGSQIFEIVGFNSQFVEKYFPYTASRIEGIGLYEIEKEINERYKQAYPDNTIDKRLGLNIGGDYRWRRNGERHLFNPTTVAKLQQAVRLSDQASYDVYSKAINEQSENLMTIRGLFEFDNLDPIPLEEVEPWTDIVKRFKTGAMSYGSISREAHENLAIAMNRIGGKSNSGEGGEDRKRFQKDINGDSRNSAIKQVASGRFGVTSHYLTNAKEIQIKMAQGAKPGEGGQLPGEKVLPWIAAARNSTPFVGLISPPPHHDIYSIEDLAQLIFDLKNANRDARVNVKLVSEVGVGTIAAGVSKAKADVVLISGYDGGTGASPLTSLKHAGLPWELGLAEAQQTLVLNKLRSRIVVECDGQLKTGRDVAVAALLGAEEFGFATAPLVASGCIMMRKCHLNTCPVGIATQDKELRKNFKGTPEHVINFFYYIAEELRGIMAQLGFRTVAEMVGQTHKINANKAIKHYKAKGLDLSSILHRPSVYSQLTIRNTEIQDHNLDSVLDFTILKDSHRALYRKEKMNLAYPIKNINRTVGAIVSNEISKIYGHLGLPEDTLNINFTGSAGQSFGAFGAHGLTFTVEGNTNDYLGKGLSGGKLIIKKPAKADFIAENNIIVGNVCLFGAVQGEAYINGIAGERFAVRNSGATAVVEGVGDHCCEYMTGGKVVVLGNTGRNFAAGMSGGIAYVYDPKNKFVNGLCNTETIEFEDISAEDAADLKASVEKHVLYTNSNKGKDLLADWDTSLGNFVKVMPIEYKRALKRLETEEQMVEELTTA encoded by the coding sequence ATGCTGAAGAAACAAGGACTGTATTTACCCGAATTTGAACACGAAAATTGTGGCGCAGGTTTTATTTGTAATCTTAATGGAGAGAAAACAAATCAAATTATTCATGACGCCTTAGAAATTCTCGTAAAGCTAGAGCACCGTGGTGGTGTAAGCGCAGATGGAAAAACCGGTGATGGAGCTGGTTTATTAATTGATATCCCTCATGATTATTTTAAAAGAGTTTGCGATTTTAATATCCCTGCTCAAAGAGAGTATGCCGTAGGTATGGTGTTTTTACCAAAAATATCAAACCAATATCAATTTTGCAAAGACACATTTGAAAATGAAATAAAGGCTCAGGGACTTTCCATATTAGGGTGGAGAGATGTCCCTGTTGATTCCTCACAATTAGGACAAATAGCCTTAGCTTCAGAGCCTAATATTGAACAGCTTTTTGTAGGCAAAACTGAAACTATTAGCGAGGCTGATTTTAAAGCCAAATTATACGCTGCACGTAAGATTACAGAGCATACGATTAGAAGGTCAAAAATTTCTGAAAGTAGCTATTTTTATTTGCCAAGTTTATCAACCACGACCTTAATATATAAAGGTATTATAATGCCCGAAGATATTGGTCCTTATTATACCGATTTACAACAACAGGATTTAGTAACACGTTTAGCATTAGTACATCAGCGTTTTTCTACCAATACGATGCCTACATGGGAATTGGCACAACCATTCCGTTTTATGTGTCAGAATGGTGAAATTAATACACTTCGTGGTAATGTTAGTAGAATGCGTGTTCGTGAAGAAATCATGAAAAGTGATGTTTTCGGACCTCAAATAGATAAATTATTCCCTATCATATTACCAGGTAAGTCAGATTCTGCTTCTATGGATATGGTGGTTGAATTATTAACACATACAGGAAGATCATTACCAGAAATTATGATGATGATGATTCCTGAAGCATGGGAAAAACACAAAACCATGTCTGAAGAAAGGAAAGCATTTTATGAGTATAATGCTTGCTTAATGGAACCATGGGATGGCCCAGCTTCTGTACCTTTTACAGATGGTGATTACATAGGCGCATTGTTAGACAGAAATGGACTAAGACCTTCTAGATACACCGTTACCAAAAGTGGTAAGTTAATTATGTCATCAGAAATTGGTGTTGTAGAAATTGATGCTGAAGATGTAGAAAGACATGGTCGATTAGAGCCTGGAAAAATGTTCTTGGTAGACATGAACAAAGGACGTATTATTGAAGATGAAGAAATTAAGAGTAAAATTGTTTTAGAAAGACCTTATAAAGAATGGTTAGATAAAACGAGATTACATTTAAAAGACGTTCCTTATACAAACGAAACATGTCCTATTGAAACTATAGACATTAAAACACGTCAACGTTTATTCAATTATACATTTGAAGACATTCAGGAAGTTATAACCCCTATGGCTATTGTAGGCAAAGAAGCTTTAGGCTCTATGGGTATTGACACGCCTTTAGCTGTTTTATCAGATAGGCCTCAGTTAATTTCAAACTATTTCAAGCAATTATTCGCTCAGGTTACCAATCCGCCATTGGATGGTATTCGTGAAGAGATTGTAACCGATATTAGTTTAAATCTTGGTAAGGACAGAAATATTTTCAGTATTACAGAAAGACAGTGTAGAAAACTTAGAATTCAAAACCCTGTTATTTCTAATGCCGATTTAGAAAAAATAAGAAGTATTTCAATCGAAAGCTTTAAAGCTGAAACCATTGAAATCTTATATCCAAAAGCACAAGGTCTTAATGGTCTTGAAGATGCTTTAGAAGATATTATCAAGCAAGTTGAAAAAGCACTAGAAAGAAAAACAAATATTATAATTCTTTCAGATAGAGGTGTCAATCAAGAATTCGCTCCTATTCCTGCTTTATTAGCATGTTCTTATGTGAACCACCAAATGAACCGTTTACGTAAGCGTTCTTATTTCGATATCATTATTGAATCTGCGGAACCTCGTGAACCTCATCATTTTGCTACTCTATTTGGTTATGGTGCTAGTGCCATTAACCCATATATGGTGAACGAAATCATCAGAATGCAAGTAAAAGAAGGCTTCATTGTTGATATGGACGAGCAAAAAGCAGTTGATAATTTCAATAAAGCAATCGGTAAAGGGATTTTAAAAATTATGAATAAAATTGGAATCTCTACATTACATTCCTATAGAGGTTCACAAATTTTCGAAATTGTTGGTTTCAACTCGCAATTTGTTGAAAAATATTTTCCTTATACGGCTTCTAGAATTGAAGGTATTGGTTTATATGAAATTGAAAAAGAAATTAACGAACGTTACAAGCAAGCATATCCTGACAACACTATTGATAAACGCTTAGGTTTAAATATTGGTGGCGATTACAGATGGAGACGTAATGGTGAAAGACACTTATTTAATCCTACCACTGTTGCTAAATTACAGCAAGCTGTTAGGTTAAGTGACCAAGCGAGTTACGACGTTTACTCTAAAGCAATCAATGAGCAATCGGAAAACTTAATGACCATTCGTGGGTTATTTGAGTTTGATAATTTAGACCCTATTCCATTGGAAGAGGTAGAACCTTGGACAGACATTGTTAAGCGCTTTAAAACAGGAGCGATGTCTTACGGATCTATTTCTAGAGAAGCTCATGAAAACTTAGCCATAGCCATGAACAGAATTGGTGGTAAATCAAATTCTGGTGAAGGTGGGGAAGATAGAAAACGTTTTCAAAAAGATATAAATGGCGATAGCCGTAACTCAGCAATAAAACAAGTAGCATCAGGTCGTTTTGGAGTGACTTCACATTATTTAACTAATGCGAAAGAAATTCAGATTAAAATGGCTCAAGGTGCAAAACCTGGAGAAGGCGGACAATTGCCTGGAGAGAAAGTATTACCATGGATTGCTGCAGCTAGAAACTCAACACCTTTTGTTGGTTTAATTTCACCACCTCCGCATCACGATATTTATTCTATTGAAGATTTAGCACAATTAATTTTCGATTTAAAGAATGCCAATCGAGATGCACGAGTTAATGTTAAATTAGTATCAGAAGTAGGCGTAGGAACCATTGCTGCTGGAGTCTCAAAAGCTAAAGCCGATGTCGTTTTAATTTCAGGTTATGATGGTGGTACTGGAGCATCTCCTTTAACCTCATTAAAACATGCTGGGTTGCCTTGGGAACTTGGTTTGGCAGAAGCACAACAAACACTAGTATTAAATAAATTAAGAAGTAGAATTGTTGTAGAATGTGATGGACAATTAAAAACAGGTCGCGATGTAGCAGTAGCCGCGTTATTAGGTGCCGAAGAATTTGGATTTGCTACAGCTCCATTAGTTGCTTCTGGTTGTATTATGATGCGTAAATGTCATTTAAATACGTGTCCAGTAGGTATCGCAACTCAAGATAAAGAGCTACGTAAAAACTTTAAAGGGACTCCAGAACATGTTATTAACTTCTTCTACTACATCGCTGAAGAACTAAGAGGCATTATGGCACAGTTAGGTTTTAGAACCGTAGCAGAAATGGTTGGACAAACGCATAAGATAAATGCAAACAAAGCCATTAAGCACTACAAAGCTAAAGGCTTAGATTTATCTAGCATTTTACACAGACCTTCTGTTTACAGTCAGCTTACCATAAGAAACACAGAAATACAAGATCATAACTTAGATAGTGTTTTAGACTTTACTATATTAAAAGACTCTCATAGAGCTTTATATAGAAAAGAGAAAATGAACTTAGCATATCCAATAAAGAATATTAATAGAACTGTTGGAGCTATTGTAAGTAATGAGATCTCAAAAATTTATGGTCATTTAGGGCTCCCTGAAGACACATTAAACATAAATTTCACAGGTTCTGCTGGTCAAAGTTTTGGTGCATTTGGAGCCCACGGATTAACATTCACCGTAGAAGGAAACACAAATGACTATTTAGGGAAAGGATTATCTGGAGGTAAATTAATCATCAAGAAACCAGCAAAAGCAGATTTTATAGCAGAAAACAATATTATTGTTGGTAATGTTTGTTTATTCGGTGCAGTTCAAGGAGAAGCTTACATCAACGGAATTGCTGGTGAACGTTTCGCAGTACGGAATTCTGGAGCAACTGCGGTTGTAGAAGGTGTTGGAGATCACTGTTGTGAATACATGACTGGTGGAAAAGTAGTCGTTTTGGGTAATACGGGACGAAACTTTGCTGCTGGTATGAGCGGTGGTATTGCTTATGTTTATGATCCGAAAAATAAATTTGTAAACGGTTTATGTAATACAGAAACTATTGAATTTGAAGATATTTCTGCGGAAGATGCTGCAGATTTAAAAGCATCTGTAGAAAAGCATGTACTTTATACAAACAGTAATAAAGGTAAAGATTTATTGGCAGACTGGGATACCAGCTTAGGTAACTTTGTAAAGGTAATGCCAATTGAATACAAGCGTGCCTTAAAACGTTTAGAGACTGAAGAACAAATGGTAGAAGAACTAACAACAGCATAG
- a CDS encoding outer membrane beta-barrel protein, translating to MKKLITLSMLFMATVLFAQEEEAPKKKVSISGTVDTYYKTNLTSSDQAIFGSGDEFQSFGTSFADETGFALGMANIIASYEGEKTGVVADVAFGPRADSATGGFNLNQLYAYWNVSEGTTLTLGRFNTYLGYEVISPAANFNYSTSYLFSNGPFSHVGLKADFSLSDDFSLMLAVMNATDVNSNTTGDYALGAQLGYAGQFLNFYYDSGVVLGFEIDYTGGFDLSDSFFLGINGAYADNDGNGFYGAALYPQLATCDSFSIGLRGEYFSELGDNGLFAGSEDDSVLAVTLTGSYTIENLIIKPELRLDSNSEEVYFDSDLEATKSLAAFTLAAIYSF from the coding sequence ATGAAAAAATTAATTACTCTTTCGATGCTTTTTATGGCAACAGTTTTATTTGCACAAGAAGAAGAAGCTCCTAAAAAGAAAGTATCAATAAGCGGTACAGTTGATACTTATTACAAAACGAACTTAACATCTTCAGATCAAGCTATATTTGGATCAGGTGATGAATTTCAGTCTTTTGGAACTTCTTTTGCCGATGAGACTGGATTTGCTTTAGGTATGGCAAATATTATAGCTAGTTATGAAGGTGAAAAAACAGGAGTGGTTGCAGATGTAGCTTTCGGACCGAGAGCAGATTCAGCTACAGGTGGATTTAACTTAAATCAATTGTATGCATACTGGAATGTGTCTGAAGGGACTACATTAACTTTGGGTAGATTTAATACGTATTTAGGATACGAAGTTATTTCTCCAGCAGCAAACTTTAACTATAGTACATCTTATTTATTTTCTAACGGACCATTTTCTCATGTTGGTTTAAAGGCTGATTTTTCTTTATCAGATGATTTTAGCTTAATGTTAGCAGTTATGAATGCTACAGATGTTAATAGTAATACAACAGGTGATTATGCTTTAGGTGCTCAATTAGGATATGCAGGTCAGTTTTTAAACTTCTATTATGATTCGGGTGTAGTTCTTGGATTTGAAATTGATTACACAGGAGGATTTGATTTATCTGATAGTTTCTTCTTAGGGATCAATGGTGCTTATGCAGATAATGATGGGAATGGATTTTATGGAGCTGCTTTATACCCACAGCTTGCAACGTGTGATAGCTTTTCAATTGGTTTAAGAGGTGAATATTTCAGTGAACTGGGAGATAACGGTTTATTCGCAGGTAGCGAAGACGATAGTGTATTAGCAGTTACTTTAACAGGAAGTTATACTATAGAAAACTTAATCATAAAACCTGAATTACGTTTAGATAGTAATTCTGAGGAGGTTTATTTTGATTCAGATTTAGAAGCAACAAAAAGCTTAGCTGCTTTCACATTGGCTGCTATATATTCTTTCTAA
- a CDS encoding P-II family nitrogen regulator: MKKIEAIIRKSKYRVVKEALHDVGVNFFSYWDVTGLGNEKEGHVYRGVSYSTSDIQRRHLSIVVNDDFEEVTIQAILNSAGTGEVGDGKIFVSDINECYRIRTGEKGGDTLK; the protein is encoded by the coding sequence ATGAAAAAAATTGAAGCAATTATTAGAAAATCTAAATATCGTGTTGTTAAAGAGGCATTGCACGATGTTGGAGTAAACTTTTTCTCTTACTGGGATGTTACTGGTTTAGGAAATGAAAAAGAAGGACATGTATATAGAGGTGTGTCATATAGTACAAGTGATATTCAACGTAGACATTTATCAATCGTTGTAAATGATGATTTTGAAGAAGTAACAATCCAAGCAATTCTTAATTCGGCTGGAACAGGTGAAGTAGGAGATGGAAAAATATTTGTATCAGATATTAATGAATGTTACAGAATACGAACAGGGGAAAAAGGTGGAGACACTTTAAAATAA
- a CDS encoding ammonium transporter has product MELFTANNVWMMVCTALVFFMHTGFAFLEIGLTRQKNTINILFKNIFIITVGLLLYYIIGFNLMYPGEFNGYIGSIVPGISPPENGMTPEYADGGYTWWTDFLFQGMFAATAATIVSGAVAERMKIGPFMIFTVIYVGLVYPIAGSWKWGGGFLDELGFYDFAGSTLVHSVGGWAALVAVWLLGSRIGKFKDGKPQAIPGHNIPLATAGVLVLWLGWFGFNGGSVLSADPELTSLTLVTTCLAAAAGGVVAALVSFLRYKNLDLTMFLNGILGGLVGITAGADVMTPESAIIIGAIAGAIIVFAVSFIDAIKLDDPVGAIAVHLICGIWGTLAVGIFSTNPEHTFLAQLIGVACYAVFCLVTSFLIIFTLKKTVGIRVSEKEELEGLDGHEHGMSAYSDFRMNEH; this is encoded by the coding sequence ATGGAATTATTTACAGCAAATAATGTATGGATGATGGTCTGTACAGCACTGGTTTTCTTTATGCATACGGGTTTTGCATTTTTAGAAATAGGATTGACCAGACAAAAAAATACAATCAATATTTTATTTAAAAACATTTTTATTATTACAGTTGGACTTTTATTATACTATATAATAGGGTTTAATTTAATGTACCCAGGTGAATTTAACGGATATATAGGATCTATAGTTCCTGGTATTTCACCACCAGAAAATGGTATGACTCCAGAATATGCAGATGGAGGGTATACATGGTGGACAGACTTTTTATTCCAAGGGATGTTTGCTGCAACTGCTGCAACTATCGTTTCTGGAGCTGTTGCCGAACGTATGAAAATTGGACCATTTATGATCTTTACTGTTATTTATGTAGGATTGGTTTACCCAATTGCTGGATCATGGAAATGGGGTGGTGGATTCTTAGATGAATTAGGATTTTATGATTTCGCTGGTTCTACACTAGTACACTCTGTAGGAGGTTGGGCTGCTTTAGTAGCAGTTTGGTTACTAGGATCTAGAATTGGTAAATTTAAAGATGGTAAGCCACAGGCGATTCCTGGACATAACATTCCTTTAGCAACTGCAGGTGTTTTAGTGCTTTGGTTAGGATGGTTTGGATTTAATGGAGGTTCTGTGCTTTCTGCAGATCCGGAATTAACGTCTTTAACTTTAGTGACTACATGTTTAGCTGCGGCAGCAGGAGGAGTAGTTGCTGCGTTAGTATCATTCTTAAGATATAAGAATTTAGATTTAACAATGTTCTTAAATGGTATTTTAGGTGGTTTAGTAGGTATTACTGCAGGAGCAGATGTTATGACTCCAGAAAGTGCTATTATAATAGGTGCTATTGCTGGTGCCATTATTGTATTTGCAGTTAGCTTTATAGATGCTATTAAATTAGATGATCCTGTTGGAGCTATAGCGGTACACTTAATCTGTGGTATTTGGGGTACACTTGCTGTTGGTATATTTTCAACCAATCCAGAGCATACTTTTCTTGCTCAGCTAATAGGTGTAGCTTGTTATGCGGTATTTTGTTTAGTAACATCATTTCTTATCATATTTACACTTAAGAAAACAGTTGGAATTAGAGTTTCTGAAAAAGAAGAATTAGAAGGATTAGATGGTCATGAACATGGTATGAGTGCTTACTCAGACTTTAGAATGAATGAACATTAA
- a CDS encoding phosphoenolpyruvate carboxylase, producing MSVEPKLTRFNQTVLSKYQIYNSIFMTLPFDSITKTGVLLPLFHETCEKGFKNGDDPTTIVETFFEKYQARRNKESQINLLFRFIQYIERQVVLFDAIEDAAYSVVNNMDGIGTLRNLKGSARSEGKLEELKNFLEEFKVRIVLTAHPTQFYPGSVLGIITNLTKAIEEDNLSEIQNLFAQLGKTPFFKHKKPTPYDEAKSLIWYLENVFYKTFGEIYNYIQTNIYADGKKHNDIINIGFWPGGDRDGNPFVKPETTLKVAKKLKRSVLKKYYQDLKDLRRKLTFRGVEERVIKLETILYKYSIDLNYKKAITEKELILELLSIRNLVVDEHQSLYVNELNHIINRVHLFGYRFATLDIRQDSRIHHSVFTTVIDHLIKTGNSSFPENYHDLSEKEQIKILSEVSDTSVDISVFEDEMVSNTLKTIQVIKEIQELNGERGANRYIISNNQTALNVMQLFAMLKLVAFKDDLTVDVVPLFETITDLENAPGVMEQLYTNPVYRAHLEKRGNKQPIMLGFSDGTKDGGYLMANWGIYKAKELLTEMSRKYDITAIFFDGRGGPPARGGGKTHNFYSSLGPTIEDKEVQLTIQGQTVSSNFGTSDSSQYNLEQLISSGIKNRIDGEKNKMSDEDRVVMDDLAETSYQTYKDFKSHAMFIPYLERMSTLKYYAKTNIGSRPSKRSNSNELVFSDLRAIPFVGSWSQLKQNVPGFFGVGTAMKKYEDNSEFDKVEQLYNNSKFFKTLLENSMMSLSKSFFDLTKYMSKDEEFGEFWNIIYDEYLTTKRLLLKLTGYKELMENEPAGKASIEVRESIVLPLLTIQQYALKKIQELQKADVKDEEQLKIFEKIVTRSLFGNINASRNSA from the coding sequence ATGTCTGTAGAACCTAAGCTAACGAGATTTAATCAAACTGTTTTGTCAAAATATCAGATATACAATAGTATATTTATGACCCTACCTTTTGATTCTATAACAAAAACCGGAGTCTTACTCCCTTTATTTCATGAAACTTGTGAGAAAGGATTTAAAAATGGTGATGATCCTACCACCATTGTTGAAACATTTTTTGAAAAGTATCAAGCACGAAGAAATAAAGAAAGCCAAATAAACTTATTATTCAGATTCATACAATACATTGAAAGACAGGTTGTTTTATTTGATGCCATTGAGGATGCTGCTTACTCTGTGGTAAATAACATGGATGGTATTGGTACGCTGAGAAACTTAAAAGGGTCTGCCAGATCTGAAGGAAAGTTAGAGGAATTAAAAAATTTCCTGGAAGAGTTTAAAGTCCGTATTGTCTTAACAGCACATCCTACACAATTTTATCCGGGATCCGTTTTAGGGATTATCACAAATTTAACAAAAGCCATTGAGGAAGATAACCTTTCTGAAATTCAGAATTTGTTTGCTCAATTAGGTAAAACACCTTTCTTCAAGCACAAAAAACCAACACCTTATGATGAGGCAAAAAGCTTAATCTGGTATCTGGAAAATGTTTTTTATAAGACTTTTGGAGAAATATATAATTATATTCAAACGAATATTTATGCTGATGGCAAAAAGCATAATGATATTATAAATATTGGATTCTGGCCAGGTGGTGACAGAGACGGTAATCCTTTTGTAAAACCAGAAACTACTTTAAAGGTTGCTAAAAAACTTAAGCGATCTGTTCTTAAAAAGTATTATCAAGACCTTAAAGACTTAAGGCGTAAGCTTACGTTTAGAGGGGTTGAAGAACGTGTAATAAAACTTGAAACTATACTTTATAAGTATAGCATTGATTTAAACTACAAGAAAGCTATTACCGAAAAAGAGCTTATTCTTGAATTATTAAGCATCAGAAATCTGGTTGTCGATGAACACCAATCTCTTTATGTAAACGAATTAAATCATATTATAAATAGAGTACATCTTTTTGGTTATAGATTTGCAACTCTTGATATTAGACAGGACAGCAGAATTCATCATTCTGTTTTTACAACAGTAATAGATCACTTAATTAAAACAGGTAACAGTTCATTCCCTGAAAATTATCATGATTTATCTGAAAAAGAACAAATTAAAATATTATCTGAAGTATCAGACACCTCTGTTGACATAAGTGTTTTTGAAGATGAAATGGTTTCTAACACATTGAAAACCATCCAAGTCATTAAAGAAATTCAGGAGCTTAATGGTGAACGAGGTGCCAACAGATATATTATAAGTAACAATCAGACTGCTCTAAATGTCATGCAGCTTTTTGCCATGCTTAAACTGGTTGCATTTAAAGACGACCTAACAGTAGATGTTGTTCCTCTTTTTGAAACTATTACCGATTTAGAAAATGCCCCTGGTGTTATGGAGCAGTTATACACGAATCCTGTATACAGAGCGCATTTAGAAAAGAGAGGCAACAAACAACCTATCATGCTAGGGTTCTCAGACGGAACCAAAGATGGTGGCTATTTAATGGCGAACTGGGGTATTTATAAAGCCAAAGAGTTATTAACAGAAATGTCTAGAAAATATGACATTACTGCCATTTTCTTTGATGGTCGTGGAGGACCACCAGCTAGAGGAGGCGGTAAGACACATAATTTCTATTCTTCATTAGGTCCAACTATTGAGGATAAAGAAGTACAACTTACCATTCAAGGACAAACCGTAAGTTCTAATTTTGGTACTTCAGATTCTTCACAGTACAACCTGGAACAATTAATAAGTTCTGGTATTAAAAACAGAATAGACGGGGAGAAAAACAAAATGTCTGATGAAGACAGAGTTGTGATGGATGATCTTGCAGAAACAAGTTACCAAACTTATAAAGATTTTAAAAGTCACGCTATGTTTATTCCTTATCTGGAACGTATGAGTACTTTAAAATACTATGCTAAAACAAATATTGGTAGTAGACCGTCTAAACGATCTAATTCTAATGAGTTAGTATTTTCAGACTTAAGAGCTATTCCTTTTGTTGGATCATGGAGTCAATTAAAACAAAATGTACCTGGTTTCTTTGGTGTTGGTACTGCCATGAAAAAGTATGAAGATAATAGTGAGTTTGATAAGGTAGAACAACTTTATAACAATTCGAAATTCTTTAAAACCCTGTTAGAAAACAGTATGATGTCTTTATCAAAATCATTTTTCGATTTAACAAAATACATGTCGAAAGACGAAGAGTTTGGTGAGTTTTGGAATATTATTTATGATGAATATCTAACCACTAAAAGATTACTACTAAAACTAACTGGTTACAAAGAGTTAATGGAAAACGAACCTGCAGGAAAAGCGTCTATTGAAGTTAGAGAATCTATTGTATTACCGTTATTAACCATACAGCAGTATGCACTTAAAAAGATTCAAGAATTGCAAAAAGCAGATGTAAAAGACGAAGAACAGTTAAAGATTTTCGAGAAAATAGTAACACGTTCTTTATTTGGTAACATAAATGCTAGTAGAAATTCAGCTTAA
- the nadA gene encoding quinolinate synthase NadA, protein MDLVKEIKRLKKEKNAVILAHYYQIAEIQDIADYVGDSLGLSQKAAETDADVIVFAGVHFMAETAKILNPTKTVVLPDLNAGCSLADSCPPDSFEKFTKQHPDHVVITYVNCSAEIKALSDIVCTSSNALKIVESVPKDTPIIFAPDKNLGKYVIKETGRDMLLWDGSCIVHEAFSMDKLIELHKKYPDYKIIAHPESEEHILNTATYVGSTSGMINYVKEHQEEKFIVATEAGILHKMQQEMPNTELVPAPAVEDNTCACSECHFMKMNTMQKLYDCLLNESPQIEVPEPIRKKALLPIERMLELSK, encoded by the coding sequence ATGGATTTAGTAAAAGAAATAAAACGCCTTAAAAAAGAAAAGAATGCTGTAATTCTAGCACATTATTATCAAATTGCAGAAATACAAGATATAGCGGATTATGTAGGAGACAGTTTAGGTTTATCACAAAAAGCTGCCGAAACAGATGCGGATGTTATTGTTTTTGCAGGCGTGCATTTTATGGCTGAAACAGCTAAAATATTAAATCCAACAAAAACCGTAGTGCTGCCTGATTTAAATGCTGGGTGTTCTTTGGCAGACTCTTGTCCACCGGATAGCTTTGAAAAGTTCACAAAACAACACCCCGATCATGTTGTGATTACTTATGTAAATTGTTCGGCAGAGATTAAAGCGTTAAGTGATATTGTATGTACCTCTTCAAATGCTTTAAAGATTGTTGAATCGGTACCAAAAGATACCCCTATCATATTCGCACCAGATAAGAATCTTGGAAAATATGTTATTAAAGAAACAGGAAGAGATATGTTACTTTGGGATGGGAGTTGCATTGTACATGAAGCCTTTTCAATGGATAAGTTAATTGAATTACATAAAAAATATCCAGATTATAAAATTATAGCACATCCGGAATCCGAGGAGCATATTTTAAATACAGCAACTTATGTTGGGTCAACATCGGGGATGATAAATTATGTGAAAGAACACCAGGAAGAAAAATTTATCGTGGCTACAGAAGCAGGTATTCTGCATAAAATGCAACAAGAAATGCCAAATACAGAACTTGTTCCTGCACCTGCTGTAGAAGATAATACTTGCGCTTGTAGCGAGTGTCATTTTATGAAAATGAATACCATGCAAAAATTGTATGACTGTTTATTAAACGAATCCCCGCAAATAGAAGTCCCCGAACCTATTAGAAAGAAGGCATTGTTACCCATAGAACGCATGTTAGAATTATCTAAATAA